Genomic DNA from Cheilinus undulatus linkage group 10, ASM1832078v1, whole genome shotgun sequence:
aaaatagacACAGTTTCAATCAATAAGACCAGTGTCAGGTGTAATCGGAGCTTGTTCTGTGCAGATCTTTCAACAGTTTTCTGCTGATTTATTCTCAACTCAGCACTTGAAATGCACAACAATCTGTGCTCTCATAGTGTTGTTCCAGATATTTCTAGAGTGTTATTAAATGGAGACAAGGGGGCACAGACTGTGCAATCCTGTGCCTTTCAGTCACATCATGTCATATTTCGACATTCACTTGTAGTCTTTTTTACAAGAAGCTAATAAGCTcacaatgtttaaaatgaaagcaGACACACATGGAGAAAAATCACAAACACAGAAGTCATACAGAGTGACTAAAATAAGTACAAATCCAACTTATAGTCAGCATTTTCCATCTCACTTGTGTCAGTTCAGTATGATGCAGGCGgtagaataaaaaacaagaaaaaaataaagtattgcACTGGTTTGGTGTGAGTCTATGGATGGGCGGTCATCatataaataacaacaacaagaacCAAACAGTAATACCATAATAATAACTGTAACGCTAATAAAAACAGTTCAGACTAActtcccccctcccctccccctgCTGTTTTACCACTGCTGCCAACTGAAGTCATCGTTGGATCCAAAGACCAGGAAGAAGCCCAGGATGGTCGCGAAGATCACTACGTTACCCGTTAACACGAGCGCACATGCCCCCCAGGCGATCTGtaaaccaaacataaataaTTCCGTTTAACAAATGTTGCCACATGCTGCCAGGCTGCAGAGCATATTTAGGCCAAAATCATGTGGGTGTCAGCAGCAACAGTTTACAAAATCACTTCCACACGATGCTCACAGTAGTTAATTCAGGGCACGCAGCATGATGGGACATTACCAGCAGCTAAGTACTACTCATGTCCTTGGCTGCAGCTGGTGCATCTGTCAGCTCTGTGAGCCCCATGCCACTGTGGCTAAATATAATTTCAAAGCAGTATTTTAGTTATTACCTTGCTGGGTTTCCTTTTCTCTTTACGCTTTAGCTGTTTAAATTGGTGCATTTTATTGCTGTTTCCCAACAGTatgaaaagcaaacatttttctCCCGTATTAGGACTTTTCTCTGCTATACTGTTAAATCTGGAATCAAAAAGAGACTTTATCGTCACCTGTAAAGTGCTAATGGCCAGGCCCCACTGTATCCTAAAGAGCACTAGTTCCCCATCACCTGTCTAAAACATTGTACATACATACAACCTTAAGTGTTCAAAAGTAGTATGGGAGGCAAAACCTCCAATTAGTAGGCTCTTTTCCCATTTCTAGTTTGGGTCCAGGTCTATCTATATTTCTATAAATAGTCATGATGCTACAGGCTGTCCTGTTTTCAATGCTTGCTTAAGACAcgcaaaaatatttaaaggacTGTCAGCTTGACCTTCTCCATATATGAGTTTAATCTTGACTTTTGCTGCAGTTTGATGgaatatacaggtgcatctaaaaaacagaatatcaaGGAAAAGTtatctttttttcctgtgatataattcaaaaagtgaaacctTTTGTTCTTAACCTTGATAGCTATgactcacaaaaatcaaaaacccTCTATctcaaaatgtaagaatattACAAAACATCAGTACAAAGAAGGAattataaaacagaaattttgaCCCTCTAGAAAATGATTGTCATTCATGCATTCAGAAATTGGTTGAAGCTCCTTCTGCACAAATTCAATGAGATGTGGCAAttagtctgtggcactgcttgggtgttatgaagcccagattactctgatagcagccttcagcttgtctgtattgctgagtctggtgtctcatcTTCTTCTTTACAATTCCCCAGAGATCCTCTCTGGGGTTCAGGTTGGACCAGTTGGCTGACCGATCAAACaaagtaataccatggtcagcaaaccagtttctggtagttttggcttcactgtttGCAGGTGCCAAGTCTTACTGGAGaagaaatcagtatctccacaaagcttctcagcagttgGGAGCATGAAATGGTCTTTAATATGTGGAAATTTTACTTTCCGAAGTAAatcaaaggggaaaaaatgaccttttacatgatattctatttttttagatacACTGATATAAAGCATTCTCCTGAGCACTAACCCCTCTATCACAACAATAACGCTGTGCCTATATAATGCAGGCCAAACAAGATTTTTCAAAAGTAGTCTTCGAGGCAGAGCATTAAATTCTGAGGCTCTTTTCCTACTTTGAAGCTCAAGTATGGGTTCCTCTCTGCTTTTGTTGATAGACTTAAAATGTACCTTTAGTGAAAGCTTGCAGCTAGAACTGCCTTAGGTTTGGCCTCAACCAGCTCTAGTTCTGCTGCTATAGGCTGGTATTTTATCAGTAAACAAGTTGAAGTTTTATACATTATAAATAAAGCATTAATTTGAGTTCATAGTACTCTCACTCCACTCTAACATTGTGCTTGCATAATGCAGGTTTAACTCTATAGTTTTTCAAAAGTTGTATGGGAGGCAGAGCTCCTTTCTCTGAGACCATTTTCTAGTGGGGGCTTGGGTCCCACTCTGCTTTTATGAGTAGGCTTAAAACATTCCTTTTGGATAAAGATTACACCTAATGCTGTTTAGACAAACCTCGAAAAAGTTCAGATTTTGTTGCCATAAGCTCAGACTGCCTGAGGACTATTTATGACTCATGGAgctcctctgtcctcctctccctctACATGCTTTCAGGCTTCAGATGCATTGCTttggaaatggaaaaaatactttaaagcaTATGGTCTTCACTTTCtgtaaatctttgttttattatatGACTTTTGTTGCTAATTGTCACAATTAAACTAGCATTAACCTGACTTTATTTAATATGACATATTGGATCTAAGAGGGTAATATTCTTGATGTATATTATTGTGATTACATCTCAAGTTTTTTACAAGGCTATCCTTTATGTGGTTCTTGAGACAAAACCTACTGGTGCTGACTTACGTAAATGTTGAAAAACTTGTGCAACTAAATTCTTTTAAAATTATGCATTGTTTCCTGAAATAACTataatttcttttaatttatgaaaactttcCCAGGTAGGAATTTAATCCTTTTGGCATCTTTGATAAGAGCTGACAGACTGATGGCACAGCTACCCATCTTCATATGTGGCCCTTCTAACAAGGGATGCTAGATCATCAATGGAAAACTGGATGCTTATATTTAGTCAGTTACCTTATATTTTTCGGTGACTGTATGTATGTTTGCATGACAGTGACTGATGAACTTTGATGGCTCTTTCaggttttgaaaaatgcagcagTGGATTGTCTTAAATGTGTGCTGGTATCAAACTTTCTTTGCTCATTCCTACAGGAGGGAAATGACTGCTTCTGTTACTTACTACTCCAGCTCTGGCAAAGACGATGGGCAGGCCAAAGGCTGAAATGACAATGCCCGTTGTGAGGAAGATGGCCAGCTCTTTGCAGGCATTACTGGCTGAGTCTGTGTCGTCAGCCACCCTCCGCGAGATGCAGTATGGGATGGGGGAGAGGATGTAGAAGAAAAGGAGGAACAAAGGCCAGTATTTGCTGTTGAGAGAGGGTAACGGTTTAAGATACACACATAGTGTTGCAGTGAAAATATGCAGTATTTGATGAGAAATATATTTCAAATAGAGGAACACAGAAGCTAAAAAAGTTcataaacactgatttaaaagaCAACAACCTTTATAAGCTGTATTTCTTGAGTTAACATCACAAATTAGCCCCTCCTCAAAACCACTAGTGCAGCTAAAGATATTATGGGTATTAAAAATCTCAATTCTTTGAGATCTTGTGTTTCAAACAACACTGTTGCTTGAGTTTTCATGATCAATAGTATCACAAAGGTAAAAACTACATCTGCATATTTCATAAGACAAATGTTTAGGAGAGGGACGAATTCATCAACAATTGCATTAAAGTGTAGAGACAACAGAGGGATGACTGGCTGCTCAATGTGACTAAAGTGGAAGAACTGTAAAACAAAGCTTGGTGCTTTTGGGGAACAGGGGGAAACAGTGTCCAATGTGAAAGAGCGGTGTGACTACACCACAAATGTTTATCTGTTAGCCCTGATGAATAATTGCATTAAACTGtcttaattaaagaaaaacataggTGATGTTCCAGTACAAAAAAATTGCCAATGCACGTGTGTTAATATTACCCAATTATCCAAAACTGGTGCCAaggatttctatttttgtttctctgctctAAAAACTGTCCTTGGCACTATTTGACTTCTCCTAGCATCATATTgaacttgaaatttttgtttattttttggttACCCATAATTGGAGCTATACTCTATTCCACcataaaaatgttgcattaaGGGGGTACAAAGTGTCAGAATATGACCCATCTTTACTGTCCGCCAAATTGAAGGACAGTAAAGTTTGGGAATATTCTGACATCTAGTTCCCCTGTTGTGTAACATTTTCATGTTAGTATTATTAAGCATCCCGTAGCTAATTTCTGCCTCCATGCAGACTAATCGAGTCATGCTTTCACACCTGTATTTAAAGCTGTAACCCTCTGATGGGATCACCTGAGGTGTGAGTATGTGAGTGCCAAGTTGGAAAAGTGTCCCACACACACATTACCAAGCTCACATGGTGTGGGACGGCTGTACTTACTCATACACAGGGAGGGCACATCCTAGCATGAGGAACATGAGGCCAATGGCCCCTCCAAAGGAAAGGCTAATGAGAGctggaagacagagagagaagagggggtCAACATGGACTTTTTTAGATACATATTCTCAATAAAATTTACAGAACAAAGGTTAACTCACAATAACAGTAACAACTTATATAATTATGGGCATTACAAGTCAATATAAAAGATAGT
This window encodes:
- the leprotl1 gene encoding leptin receptor overlapping transcript-like 1 gives rise to the protein MAGIKALISLSFGGAIGLMFLMLGCALPVYDKYWPLFLLFFYILSPIPYCISRRVADDTDSASNACKELAIFLTTGIVISAFGLPIVFARAGVIAWGACALVLTGNVVIFATILGFFLVFGSNDDFSWQQW